One segment of Clostridium ljungdahlii DSM 13528 DNA contains the following:
- a CDS encoding MFS transporter, with the protein MEKNFKAMVTIFIGYFLLSLFSNTLSPFITTIKSTYNVSSYVIAFIPSVVYCAALITNIVGAKLMPWLGIKNGLYLGIVFEIFASLIIVFSKSFYVILTGYFMAGLATGMACLYLSTMLSLLPQKYQKFSFANACFGLGGILILPIDRFILKMGIKFNYTYIIHILLISFYIILVSKMDRRTFYKSNSKCNTSFSILKNPMILLLCIAVFFYVGAEISTTNWTGTFLKKYYGISKIEVPNILLSFWILFTIGRSLGDKFLERVGQLRFLSISPLISILGIIILLFGKSKLQALTGFAIIGISISIMYPALQGYIVQHVTEKNIPSASAVTMIFNNLGATFLTYIIGFAGGIKITYVFIIQILFYIYIALISVYYRIFKPGKV; encoded by the coding sequence ATGGAAAAAAACTTTAAAGCTATGGTAACTATTTTTATAGGATATTTTTTATTGTCACTGTTTTCTAATACATTATCACCTTTTATAACAACTATAAAAAGTACGTATAATGTGTCATCATATGTCATTGCATTTATACCATCAGTAGTATATTGTGCCGCACTTATAACAAATATTGTAGGGGCAAAACTTATGCCGTGGCTGGGAATTAAAAATGGACTGTATCTGGGAATTGTATTTGAAATTTTTGCAAGTCTTATAATTGTATTTTCCAAATCATTTTATGTTATTTTAACTGGATATTTTATGGCAGGATTGGCAACCGGGATGGCATGCTTGTATTTGAGTACGATGCTTTCACTTCTTCCACAAAAATATCAAAAATTTAGTTTTGCAAATGCATGCTTTGGATTAGGTGGAATTTTAATTTTGCCAATAGACAGATTTATATTAAAGATGGGTATAAAATTTAATTACACATATATTATTCATATATTACTTATATCTTTTTATATTATTCTTGTGTCAAAAATGGATAGAAGGACATTTTATAAAAGTAATTCTAAATGTAACACTTCTTTTTCTATATTAAAAAACCCTATGATTTTATTGCTTTGTATTGCGGTATTTTTCTATGTCGGAGCGGAGATCTCAACTACAAATTGGACAGGAACTTTTCTTAAAAAATATTATGGAATTAGTAAAATCGAAGTACCAAATATACTTTTAAGCTTTTGGATCTTGTTTACTATAGGAAGGAGTTTAGGAGATAAATTTTTAGAAAGGGTTGGACAACTTAGATTCCTTTCCATATCACCTTTAATATCAATTTTAGGAATTATTATTTTACTATTTGGAAAAAGTAAGCTTCAAGCTTTAACAGGATTTGCAATTATAGGAATATCAATATCAATTATGTATCCTGCACTGCAAGGATATATTGTGCAGCATGTTACTGAAAAAAATATACCTTCTGCATCTGCTGTTACTATGATTTTCAATAACTTGGGAGCTACATTTTTAACCTATATAATAGGTTTTGCAGGTGGTATAAAAATAACTTATGTATTTATAATACAAATATTGTTTTACATATACATAGCATTAATTTCTGTGTACTATAGAATTTTTAAACCTGGTAAAGTTTAG
- a CDS encoding Abi family protein has translation MEDEIKLKEPRTFEEQLEILKDKHMKIDNDDKAINVLKITNYYRLTAYALQFNKNDDYAYKISFTDMYKLYEFDKALRSLILDILEDIEIAFRTYMAYSLSIKYGTEAYKNSDLFKDERFYNGYDDVAGKHHKGLIDEIKLEIHNNRKELFVKHHLIKYKGRFPIWVLVEIFSFGMLSRTYSNLNTADQKDISRNCFNINNQLLESWAENLSYIRNICAHYGRLYNKKMAIIPKLHNRYNEYKESINSNRLFISILGIKELTKNGSKWGIFQNKLKKLLNEYKDVIDLRLIGFPENWVEILSK, from the coding sequence ATGGAAGATGAGATAAAGCTTAAAGAACCTAGGACATTTGAAGAACAATTAGAAATATTAAAAGATAAACATATGAAAATAGATAATGATGATAAGGCTATTAATGTTTTAAAGATAACAAATTACTACAGATTAACTGCGTATGCATTGCAATTTAATAAAAATGATGATTATGCTTATAAAATTTCTTTCACGGATATGTACAAACTGTATGAATTTGATAAAGCATTGAGAAGTTTAATTTTAGATATATTGGAAGATATAGAAATAGCATTTAGAACATATATGGCATATAGTTTATCAATTAAATATGGTACTGAGGCATATAAAAACTCAGACTTATTTAAAGATGAAAGATTTTATAATGGATATGACGATGTTGCAGGAAAACATCATAAAGGATTAATTGATGAAATAAAACTTGAAATTCATAATAATAGAAAAGAATTATTTGTAAAGCATCATTTAATTAAATATAAGGGACGTTTCCCAATATGGGTACTAGTAGAAATATTTTCGTTCGGTATGTTATCAAGAACGTATTCTAATTTAAATACAGCTGATCAAAAAGATATATCTAGAAATTGTTTTAACATAAATAATCAGTTGTTGGAAAGTTGGGCTGAAAATTTGTCATACATCAGGAATATATGTGCGCATTATGGTAGATTATACAATAAGAAAATGGCAATAATACCTAAATTACATAATAGATATAACGAATATAAAGAAAGTATAAATTCAAATAGATTATTTATATCTATATTAGGTATAAAAGAACTTACGAAAAATGGTAGTAAATGGGGCATATTTCAGAACAAATTAAAAAAGTTACTTAATGAGTATAAAGATGTTATAGATTTAAGATTGATTGGTTTTCCTGAGAATTGGGTAGAAATATTATCAAAGTAG
- a CDS encoding YjdF family protein yields MTANIKLTVFFEEPFWVGVFKRWDSDTIYLSRVVFGAEPKDYEVYDYILKNFNDLKFSKPLDINYSDKSIDKKINPKRLQRKIKKETKDNGIGTKAQIAMKQQYEDFKLKIKKVSREKKEEEKEKKFKLRQQKKLMKHRGH; encoded by the coding sequence ATGACAGCTAATATTAAGCTAACAGTATTTTTTGAAGAGCCATTTTGGGTTGGCGTGTTTAAAAGGTGGGATTCTGATACAATATATCTTTCAAGGGTTGTATTTGGTGCTGAACCAAAAGACTATGAAGTATACGACTATATACTAAAAAATTTTAATGATTTAAAGTTTAGTAAACCGTTGGATATCAATTATTCTGATAAAAGCATTGATAAAAAGATAAATCCTAAAAGACTTCAGAGAAAAATTAAAAAAGAGACTAAAGACAATGGTATAGGTACAAAAGCCCAAATTGCCATGAAGCAGCAATATGAAGATTTTAAACTAAAAATAAAAAAGGTCTCAAGAGAAAAAAAGGAAGAAGAAAAAGAGAAAAAATTTAAATTAAGGCAGCAGAAAAAATTAATGAAGCACAGGGGACATTAA
- a CDS encoding epoxyqueuosine reductase: protein MNIIEQMIQKKAYELGYEKCGIIPIGLMDGYAKKFEERIEKVPKSKMFYQNQQRLVNTLATYPWAKSVVVLAVQYGKYKIPEVVKGHIGKSYLFDIRVDKNTKEYQNNRALEKYMQELGLKVETNQKFGVVGMRWAALQAGIGIVRRNNFLYTESGSWVHLEAWVTDREMELKETNDVLQCPKNCNRCMASCPTKSLSDPYTMSPTTCISFLTTFGGRNLPQEPLSRTFGNCIYGCDICQDVCPMDKGKWKEEEEFPGLAELSSVLTPENILNMEEGFYRKKVQPKFFYLSSEELWKWKVDVLCYMRNNYKETYRPLIINACNNENYKVREMAYSICKELCLQ, encoded by the coding sequence ATGAATATAATTGAACAAATGATTCAAAAAAAGGCTTACGAACTGGGCTACGAAAAATGTGGTATTATTCCGATTGGTTTGATGGATGGATATGCTAAAAAATTTGAAGAACGTATTGAAAAAGTTCCAAAATCAAAGATGTTTTATCAAAATCAGCAGCGCTTAGTTAATACATTGGCAACATATCCATGGGCGAAGTCTGTAGTAGTACTTGCGGTACAATATGGAAAATATAAAATTCCAGAGGTAGTAAAGGGACACATAGGTAAGTCATATTTATTTGATATACGTGTTGATAAAAATACAAAAGAATATCAGAATAATCGAGCATTGGAAAAATATATGCAGGAACTTGGTTTAAAGGTAGAGACAAATCAAAAATTTGGAGTGGTTGGAATGCGCTGGGCAGCTTTGCAAGCTGGAATTGGTATTGTTCGCAGAAATAACTTCTTATACACAGAATCTGGTTCATGGGTTCATCTTGAAGCTTGGGTAACTGACAGAGAAATGGAGTTAAAGGAAACAAATGATGTTTTACAGTGTCCAAAGAACTGCAATCGCTGCATGGCATCCTGTCCTACAAAATCTCTTTCTGATCCCTATACTATGTCACCAACTACATGTATTTCTTTTTTGACAACCTTTGGTGGGCGTAATTTGCCCCAGGAACCATTAAGTAGAACATTTGGAAATTGCATTTATGGTTGTGATATTTGTCAGGACGTATGTCCTATGGACAAAGGAAAGTGGAAGGAAGAAGAAGAATTTCCTGGCCTTGCAGAATTATCTTCTGTATTAACTCCAGAGAATATTTTAAATATGGAAGAAGGCTTTTATCGTAAGAAAGTCCAACCAAAATTTTTCTATTTATCATCAGAAGAACTTTGGAAATGGAAAGTAGATGTATTGTGCTATATGCGTAATAACTATAAGGAAACTTATAGACCACTTATTATAAATGCCTGCAATAATGAAAATTATAAGGTACGTGAAATGGCTTACTCAATTTGTAAGGAACTTTGTTTACAATAA
- a CDS encoding MarR family winged helix-turn-helix transcriptional regulator, translated as MTKVYDEFLVPSNLKISQLALLRHINQLGPVSVSDLAVVIRLDRTTLVRNLKPLEKSGFVEDISTEKTRNRQLRLTDKGIETYKYSEELWEKAQSFLEEYLGKDNISTFTTLLSKIEALVS; from the coding sequence ATGACTAAAGTTTACGATGAATTTCTTGTACCAAGTAACTTGAAGATAAGCCAGTTAGCATTACTTAGACATATAAACCAATTAGGACCAGTAAGTGTAAGTGACTTAGCTGTAGTCATAAGATTAGATAGAACTACCCTTGTGAGAAATCTTAAACCTTTAGAAAAAAGTGGATTTGTAGAAGATATATCAACAGAAAAAACTAGAAATAGACAACTTAGATTAACAGATAAAGGAATTGAAACTTATAAATATTCAGAAGAACTTTGGGAGAAGGCACAAAGTTTTTTAGAAGAGTATCTTGGCAAAGATAATATATCCACTTTTACGACATTACTTTCTAAAATTGAGGCTTTAGTTTCTTAA
- a CDS encoding DUF3786 domain-containing protein: protein MQNYNKNNYDLCYENLCIEFAKHDPEEMANKSGAKYNFEKKEFTLTYLNREYIISYPQGRIVLKNDTQRNLFRDNVMKKMLIISYFHRCTKATHQNKWVPYRELDGAVLYNVSGGITTNKLSQFFGHKGDLFLKVGHILGAKKISYGDIALKIDVFPNIPIILVLWLADDELEANSNMLYDPSVVKELHPEDVALLSSLLIDEVIEIAKQISE from the coding sequence ATGCAAAATTATAATAAAAACAATTATGATCTATGCTATGAAAATCTTTGTATAGAATTTGCTAAGCATGACCCAGAAGAAATGGCAAATAAAAGCGGTGCTAAATATAATTTTGAAAAAAAGGAATTTACTTTAACTTATTTAAACAGAGAATATATAATTTCTTATCCACAGGGAAGAATTGTATTAAAAAATGATACACAAAGAAATTTATTTAGAGATAATGTAATGAAAAAAATGTTGATAATTAGTTATTTTCACAGATGTACTAAAGCCACCCACCAAAATAAATGGGTACCATACAGAGAATTAGATGGAGCTGTTTTATATAATGTTTCAGGTGGTATTACTACAAATAAATTATCACAATTCTTTGGGCATAAAGGAGATCTTTTCTTAAAAGTTGGACATATTCTTGGTGCAAAAAAGATATCATATGGAGATATAGCTTTAAAAATTGATGTGTTCCCGAACATTCCAATAATTCTAGTTTTATGGCTAGCAGATGATGAATTGGAGGCTAATTCTAATATGTTGTATGATCCTTCGGTGGTGAAAGAGCTACATCCAGAAGATGTGGCCTTGTTATCCTCTTTGCTAATTGATGAAGTGATTGAAATTGCTAAACAAATATCAGAATGA
- a CDS encoding MFS transporter, with amino-acid sequence MKKIESEMNKKKWLILITVVSATFMSTLDGSIVNVALPDMASKLNVGMSGITWVVTSFLITVAATILIFGRLGDMIGKTKVFKFGVVLFTMGSLLCGLTSSLPLLVTARVIQAVGASATMATNQGIITHVFPANERGRALGVLGTFVALGSMAGPPIGGIIVSAISWEYIFLINIPIGIIVFILTLKIFPKAHTTSDEKLDIKGALLFVVTTVSLFGALGQGQVKGYDNIFIILAFVISFITFVLFIILEHKISMPILQLSIFKNSLFSISIICAFISFIAISASNIILPFYFQDTLKFSPAASGMLMMVSPIVLSVVAPFSGYMSDKIGSEILTLFGLSFTSLGLFFLSSLNERSSVLLIIGYIVIMTLGNGMFQSPNNSLVMSTVSRDKLGIAGSVNALIRNLGFVLGTSLSTLLLYNRMSHKIGYRVVDYIKGRDDVFIYGMRSVYISVGIMCLFGVLITALRLYYSKKLRGLYMKG; translated from the coding sequence TTGAAAAAAATTGAAAGTGAAATGAATAAAAAAAAGTGGCTGATTCTGATTACAGTTGTTTCTGCTACATTTATGTCAACACTTGACGGCAGCATTGTAAATGTAGCACTGCCGGATATGGCATCTAAATTAAATGTAGGAATGTCAGGTATTACATGGGTTGTTACCAGTTTTTTAATAACTGTTGCAGCAACTATTTTAATATTTGGAAGGCTTGGAGACATGATAGGAAAGACAAAAGTTTTTAAATTTGGAGTCGTTCTTTTTACAATGGGTTCACTGCTGTGTGGGCTCACAAGTTCACTGCCCTTACTTGTAACAGCAAGAGTTATACAGGCAGTAGGAGCATCAGCTACCATGGCTACTAATCAAGGAATCATAACTCACGTTTTTCCGGCTAATGAGAGGGGGAGGGCACTTGGAGTTTTAGGTACATTTGTGGCATTGGGTTCTATGGCAGGTCCTCCAATTGGGGGCATTATTGTTTCCGCTATAAGCTGGGAATATATATTTTTAATAAACATACCAATAGGAATAATTGTATTTATACTTACATTAAAGATATTTCCTAAAGCACATACTACTTCTGATGAAAAACTAGATATAAAAGGAGCTTTACTATTTGTAGTAACTACAGTTTCGCTGTTTGGAGCATTGGGACAAGGCCAGGTAAAGGGTTATGACAATATATTTATAATTTTAGCTTTTGTAATTTCATTTATAACTTTTGTATTGTTTATTATATTAGAACATAAAATAAGCATGCCAATTTTGCAATTGAGTATTTTTAAAAACAGTTTATTTTCAATAAGTATAATATGTGCTTTTATTTCATTTATTGCAATTAGTGCATCAAATATAATACTTCCTTTTTACTTTCAGGATACATTGAAATTTTCACCGGCAGCATCTGGAATGCTCATGATGGTATCTCCTATTGTTTTATCTGTAGTGGCTCCTTTTAGTGGATATATGTCAGATAAAATTGGATCCGAGATACTTACCTTATTTGGACTTAGTTTTACGAGTTTAGGGTTGTTTTTCTTATCTAGTTTAAATGAAAGGTCTTCTGTACTTTTGATTATAGGTTATATAGTAATTATGACTCTAGGAAATGGAATGTTTCAATCTCCTAATAATTCGCTAGTTATGTCTACTGTTAGTAGAGATAAGCTTGGAATAGCAGGAAGTGTAAATGCCCTTATTAGAAACTTAGGATTTGTTCTAGGTACATCTCTTTCCACGTTATTACTTTACAATAGAATGAGTCATAAAATTGGGTACAGAGTGGTGGATTACATAAAAGGCAGAGATGATGTTTTTATTTATGGCATGAGATCAGTATATATAAGTGTTGGTATTATGTGCTTATTTGGAGTTTTGATAACTGCATTAAGGCTTTACTATAGTAAAAAATTAAGGGGATTATATATGAAGGGGTGA
- a CDS encoding helix-turn-helix transcriptional regulator — protein MKNRLEKIRKQHGITQEELAQKLEVSRQTIGSLENGRYNPSILLAFKISKFFNVSIEEIFIYEESSENENF, from the coding sequence TTGAAAAACAGGCTTGAAAAAATTAGAAAACAACATGGCATCACACAAGAGGAGCTAGCACAAAAACTGGAGGTATCAAGACAAACAATTGGATCCCTTGAAAATGGACGCTATAATCCATCTATATTGCTAGCTTTTAAGATTTCTAAATTTTTTAATGTGAGTATTGAAGAAATATTTATTTATGAGGAGAGTTCAGAAAATGAAAACTTTTAA